The proteins below are encoded in one region of Lytechinus pictus isolate F3 Inbred chromosome 11, Lp3.0, whole genome shotgun sequence:
- the LOC129272138 gene encoding uncharacterized protein LOC129272138 translates to MKTLLLAVVVILTISSVNGQAVPTCDVSTGISKTECDEYVAAGAITVTFDGKSDALTDVETELFKEVIANVTNDYVFLPVFPEHVIIVQRVRNTATDEFGLVFFVRNPSLSEFMPVALRRQELYLMVKLNNGMINEYLGPGLAITAQEPPSSYPLAIPAWAIAIIGYVGLIIFIYCIMVLTSDWRRKKSEEFEASLEKEYYNNTNGVTAAGDEIPMKKIPANNDYQEITETKKNDGLSKISIGVQTPRHVAVQVDPDDIVGGQSSPAPSQTSTTEVVIENGHSTIDDEPAYDSPDIPDTAPIVTHTNEGDADKEADDAAAAIEGALNEGFAEDETDVAQPSTNL, encoded by the exons CTGTGCCTACCTGTGATGTTTCTACAGGCATTTCCAAAACGGAA TGTGATGAATACGTCGCTGCTGGTGCCATAACTGTGACATTCGACGGCAAATCCGAC gcTTTAACTGATGTGGAAACGGAACTCTTCAAAGAAGTCATCGCTAACGTGACCAACGACTATGTTTTCCTTCCAGTTTT CCCAGAGCATGTGATCATCGTGCAGCGTGTTCGTAACACCGCAACCGATGAATTCGGCCTTGTGTTCTTCGTGCGTAACCCATCCCTTTCCGAGTTCATGCCCGTAGCACTCCGCAGGCAGGAGCTATACCTGATGGTGAAGCTAAACAACGGTATGATCAACGAATATCTTGGTCCCGGTTTGGCCATCACTGCCCAGGAGCCCCCATCTTCGTACCCATTGGCTATTCCAGCTTGGGCGATAGCTATCATTGGCTATGTCGGGCTGATTATCTTCATCTACTGCATCATGGTGTTGACTAGTGATTGGAGAAG GAAAAAGTCTGAAGAGTTTGAGGCAAGTCTAGAGAAGGAGTACTATAACAATACAAATGGAGTGACTGCAGCAGGTGATGAGATACCAATGAAGAAGATACCAGCTAACAATGACTACCAGGAGATTACAGAGACCAAGAAGAATGATGGACTGTCCAAGATATCCATAGGAGTACAAACGCCTCGTCATGTCGCTGTTCAG GTTGACCCAGATGATATAGTAGGTGGTCAGTCTTCGCCCGCTCCGAGTCAGACAAGCACCACAGAAGTGGTGATCGAAAATGGCCATTCCACGATCGATGACGAACCTGCATACGACTCCCCAGATATTCCAGACACTGCCCCCATCGTTACTCATACAAATGAAGGCGACGCCGATAAAGAAGCCGATGATGCAGCGGCGGCTATAGAGGGCGCTTTAAATGAAGGTTTTGCAGAGGATGAAACGGACGTTGCTCAACCTTCCACGAACCTCTAG